Proteins encoded by one window of Portunus trituberculatus isolate SZX2019 chromosome 27, ASM1759143v1, whole genome shotgun sequence:
- the LOC123509865 gene encoding uncharacterized protein LOC123509865 — translation MAKINTKTFNRAGDYVGQVYPRRLKKSCITIAYDMSTDPVWRAEVATMAAHSVDTATRYYAFKDSSAAGERVFTRLQQELKSTEPALQGSSETEEEDEACPEAVDDPARIESPLPYLAYDHNDQAASPNKAIRAGSPASGLAFSIVSGVQAMGPPPSPPSAPTGGQSKVLLPQRAASPASSGESSLVSGVQAMGPPPPPPSAPTGGQTKVLLPQRAASPASSGESSLVSGVQAMGPPPSPPSAPTEGQRKVLLPQRAVSPASSGELSLVSGPHPVSGQYSLKRSRSPVACVKGKRQRIKRNTACSVTVKTIDSVVGQRFNKILLNMNEIRKNTFRVNWKQAKIQYDRKYKHLHGINHKALRSMRTEDMDIHEDTLTSHLSKQRPCAYGLLQDTMRIPHPVAYTSPATNSRWQPATQEVKLRIANKSCRR, via the exons ATGGCCAAGATAAACACCAAAACCTTTAATAGGGCCGGTGATTACGTTGGCCAGGTTTATCCTCGCCGTCTTAAGAAATCCTGCATCACCATCGCTTATGATATGTCCACCGATCCCGTTTGGAGGGCCGAGGTAGCTACTATGGCTGCGCACTCGGTGGACACTGCAACGCGCTACTATGCCTTCAAGGACAGCTCTGCAGCAGGCGAACGGGTGTTTACCAGATTGCAGCAGGAGCTGAAGTCTACAGAGCCCGCGTTGcagggaag CTctgagacggaggaggaggatgaagccTGTCCAGAGGCAGTGGACGATCCTGCCAGAATTGAAAG TCCTCTCCCATACTTGGCGTATGATCATAACGATCAGGCTGCATCACCTAACAAGGCCATTAGGGCTGGATCTCCAGCCTCAGGTCTGGCCTTCAGCATCGTTTC AGGTGTCCAGGCAATGGGACCGCCACCTTCACCCCCTTCAGCACCAACTGGAGGCCAGAGCAAGGTGCTCCTCCCTCAGAGGGCTGCGTCCCCAGCCTCCAGTGGGGAGTCGAGCCTCGTTTC AGGTGTCCAGGCAATGGGCccgccacctccaccccctTCAGCACCAACTGGAGGGCAGACAAAGGTGCTCCTCCCTCAGAGGGCTGCGTCCCCAGCCTCCAGTGGGGAGTCGAGCCTCGTTTC AGGTGTCCAGGCAATGGGCCCGCCACCTTCACCCCCTTCAGCACCAACTGAAGGGCAGAGAAAGGTGCTCCTCCCTCAGAGGGCTGTATCACCAGCCTCCAGTGGGGAGTTGAGCCTCGTTTC AGGTCCCCACCCCGTGAGCGGACAATACTCACTGAAACGCTCCAGAAGTCCTGTGGCCTGTGTGAAAGgcaaaagacaaagaataaaaagaaatacagcatGCAGTGTCACTGTCAAAACAATTGACAGTGTTGTTGGACAGAGGTTCAACAAAATATTGctaaatatgaatgaaatacGCAAGAACACTTTTAGGGTAAATTGGAAACAAGCAAAAATTCAATATGACAGAAAGTACAAACACTTGCATGGAATAAATCACAAAGCATTGCGTAGT ATGAGGACTGAAGATATGGACATACACGAGGACACTCTCACCTCG CACCTGTCAAAACAGAGACCCTGTGCCTACGGCTTACTACAAGACACGATGCGTATTCCACATCCGGTGGCATACACAAGCCCAGCTACCAACTCCAGGTGGCAACCAGCCACGCAGGAAGTCAAATTACGCATAGCTAACAAGTCGTGCAGACGATGA